gattttttttttggggaccGAACTACactaaatttttcctttggaccgatctagaccgaatttttgtATGAGAGCGGTCTAGACCCagcttttttataattatataatttatataattgtctTGGACCGTTCTAGGATTTCCttaccgaaacccaacactaatatttagatccataaaaaacatgattttcgAGCTTCTCACATCTTAGAGTATGGGAAAAATgtggaaacatatcaaaattcaaaaaagtatatttttgaataggtataAGGATGTATTCACTAACCATGTGGCCACATTTATCATCGTTGGGAAGGGAGGTGTCAACTTTAAACAACCTAGGCCTGAATAAGGAgacaaaatagtataaatgacgtcacaagcaataataaaaaaaatattacggcCTAGCTCAATGGATAACacgctcaggagaaattattctcttgaactcaatctaTGTAGGTGCAAAACTCGTTGGATCCTAGGTAAGGATATATAcataatgaaagtatttatgAAAGAACCCATAGTTTAAGAAAACACAATATTGACCATTTTCACCGAACGACGTCTTAATTTTATTACCATATGTGGAAAGTAATTCAGTCAATTAGAGGATAAATAGTAATATGTATAGCATTTTTgcaaactgatttttttttctttagtgtAAAATAtgcctatataaatatattttaactatggGACTCAATGTCTCAAACTATCAATCACTTTCAGTCAACTCAGcaacataatatttacaaaaatattaattgaatacatacttattttaataattttttttatagaattgaaAATACTTAAGTGATCAAGAAAGAAGTAAGGATTGAGATATTTATCTAGCACAGCAGTTTTCTAACTGGGAGTCTTCCCCTTTGGGGATGTGATAGTTCTTGAAGGGGCGCCAAACctgaataaaaacttaaaatgctGTTAActaacaaaagaagaagaaaatgggTGAATGGGGATCAGGGGTGACAACTCAATCGTATGTGAGGAGAGggggatattttataattatgaagctgttgaaattgatgaaaaaataatcaataaattagctTATTTTTCATTGTCGTTGTATTGAAACAGTGACATGGTTATTATCACCTATTTCAGCGTCTATGCGCACCCCAgctattcatttattattaaagaagggATTCACTCTTGCACACTTTGAAAACCCTTAAAtgccccccgaaaaaaaaaaaaaaaagtttataaaactttattttttcatatgaattTCTTCAGTGAGAAATTTTCCTGATGAACACCAGACTCTAATATATTCATAcgataattaaataactatcacttagaattttttttccccgcATAACACCAGGAGGTTTATATTTGCCGATATACTGAAATGATACACAAAGTTTACTCAATAATGCcctataacttatatatattttatgtttgactCCTCATTAGTACGAATAAAATAATGGTTAACTAAATATTATGTCATAATAGATTTCTGGCAAAAAAAACCGCACAAACGCAATAAAATTATGTGCAgtcaacagaaaataaaatagttcGGAGAAACActggattaaaatatttataaaaaataatacattttccttatttcataattaattatataatataataatagctGTCCCTTCAATTCTtacaactatataattaattgaagaaacaactttttttgcTACTTCTCCCATTATTAAAATTGGACATtacatgaatttataataaagaataatgatgtaAAAAGACTCTTCTGAGTCTCTCTGAAAGAGATAGGTTGAAATCTTTATCAGATAtcttgatattataaaataatcatagcCAATCTTAGACCATTTTCCATTTTGGTTTTAATCAATACAAAATGGCTAATCTAATAGTCATCACAATCATttgtataaatgtatgatgTAGATGATTGTAAACATTGCAATTGAACACAATTTggataagtaaaattttattttagaaaactttccgtaactttatttaaatgaaagtcACTCAACCTAGGGGcttgtcattaaaataaataaataaaacttatagatCGTAAATAGTGATTTATTCATTATCCTTGCACGTTTTAagtttccttattattttattccccTTAAAATGTGTCTATCATCAAAGAAAGCTTTCATaagttagaaaatataattttaaaacttcatcTAAAGTGTGTTACTAAGTTAATTATTAAtctcattattttgttttctagaATGAAGTATTTGTACTGTCTCGTCTTGGCATGCATAATTCCTTTAATTCAATCTGAAACAGGTAAGattagaatcattttttaattgttatgtatttaggAAGTGTTAATATACTAAGGAATACTAATTACCATAAATATGATAGGAGAATAAGTTCGAACTTTGTTGGTAatagatttgataaaaataaacatccaTACTTATCTGAtcaaaactttatcaaatacattttgCTTTTCGGAATCATTGTTATtgcaaatcattatttaatttccatGTAATGTGTTAAGGGGGGTGGGGCAACACTAGAGAAGCGGGAAATTTGAAATCTTAACTATTATGCCTGGAAATATGCTCTTTAATATACTTTACAATAGCTCCTAAAAAAGGACCTAAACAAAATTTCTATGATAAGTAGAgttgaaaaggattttttttcttctttaatttcgAATTCCCCACTTCATTTCTTACGTACAAAAGATCGTTTAgtagtatttacttttttaaagacaaagaTAATGAGTtaagataattcaaaaaatccttttcaatCTGATATATTTCCAGGCAAAGTTGAAGATGATATAAATGCAATTTCCTTGATACAGTCAAAATCAAGCTATTCTGCTTCGGAGCGATTAGACAATCAGATTTCTTATTTAATCCAAAGATTACCTGGTCTTATCTCCACTGCAAGAGATAAAATTAATGGTGCTCAAAGTGGTGAAGAACTGCGATTCAAGGTTTATGGAGTAACCGTCATCTTGGcttcatttaaagaaattgttgctgattttttgatttctgatcgaaatattataaacttcGGAGGCTCCGACACTATATATACCTAtgggtttctatttttttatggtcTTGGTTTTGGGTTTGGTAGTATATGGGCTGTTGGTCCATATTCGGATCTTCCTTGCGGCCCTTCtgattttaaacaattaatcaaTGAATACGGACTTCAAAATGGTGTTGTTCCATATCTCAATGGTTATGATAATCCTTTAAGTTTATCCACTAGGGTTTGTGAGTTTGAAATCCTCGCTTATATGAAACTTAACTGTGTTCTCTCTGGAGAAAATGATCATATCGAAGCAGCTGAGGTTCTATTTTCTCTCGAACAACTAATTGAAGCTATGAAAATCCGCATTGACTGGGAAACAAAATAATAGGCAACAagtattgttttaaatactattatccATTTTATTAGCATAGCATCGCCGAGTGTTTCTATAACATTTATAGGATCATATTATCAAAATTGGATTGTTACAactagaatattttaaataaaaatattttttgaatatgacTTTGTAtcctatttcatatattatagaataatttcatgaataaattatctgAATCTAATAATACTtatgacttttatttaattatttttataattttggactgaACATATccttatttatctataaaatatatgttgttattgTTTCACTCTTTTTCAGTTTTCACTCATCGTTCATCGAGGTACAATGCTCAGTCCCTTCATTCTGCTGCATCAAGTATAGACGAAAGAATGCAAGGGATACTTGGTCAAATACGTAGCACTATTCCTTCATCGATTTCGAGCATAGAATCCGATATAGCggttttaaatattagaaaagcATTTATCGGAACAATGAATTTATTTGGAGGtatttctttgttaaattaCTAAATCCAAAAgttctattataatttttgtacagcACTTTTTGGAATTAGAGGAGCTATTGGAGACAATTTGAGTCCGGATTTTACTCTAAAACAACTTTCCTTTGGAGATCAGCTCAATGTATGTCGACTAGTTATTTTACTCCTTACTTTAACATTGTAGTTAAAAGATATGTTATATTCTTTAATCTTTTGTTAGGCTCTATCTCAAGCTATGTATGGTTTTGGGTATGTTGGTCCATTTTATTTGGAACTGGAAGAGGCTCGACTAGATTGTGGACTTAGCGATTTTGACAATGCCTTAAGAGAATACGCATATGTTACGGACTTCTCCACGACTTATGGTCATTCATATACTGGATCAAGTGATACAGATCCACATCTTTTAACTTActatgttattaaaatgaaacatGCTCTCAAGAGGTCCATTTATTGTATAGTAAGTCCTGCATCATATTCTggtatttaagtatatatatcatttgtttCATCTTTTTCTAGACAAGTCGGAAAGGAAGCAATCAAGAGGCTGTTATTACCAACTCATTAATTGATCTATACGCAAAGCTGGCCACTGAAAGACTCTCATTGACTGACGGAATTTTATCAACATCTAATAATGTTGAAAATCCCACATATCAAGGTGCATCTCAATcccaatatttctttaataaataaagtttgtacaaAGTTGTGAAGATCTttagttacatattatttacgCAAATGTTACAATTGTACATAGATCATTTCTTTCATAAAGAAATGTACCTCTCCTAGAACGATTATAAAGGTTCCTCAAAATGTTTAGCCACGTTTTTTTTccttatgatttaaaaatatctattttgtaatttatatttaaacaatacgTGCTTTTATAaagtgatattatatttttaaaacactaatatataatatagcgAATCTAAATccttgaaaacaaatttaaacgTACGCATCAtacatatttaactattttctgAAAACATTCTAATAATTTTCACACATAagaaatgtatttacaaaataagactaattttttctaataattagcTGAGATTTTaagagttaatattttatatttttattatctagcGAGGTTAAATTTGGCCTTTATATAAtggatttgtattattataaataagaatatacttaaatttactttaagtatatacatatattcaatatatttaaattataaactcatgttaataataacaaatacatttaaaaaatgtgaaatcaCTACTATAGGGTAAAATATGGGAACTTTTGAAGGACAGCTTGATGataatagtttaatatatataccttGTATGTCATTAGTTGTTAAATGACTTGGGAACGGAACACAAAGTTGAACGGAGTTCCATGGAGCTTGAGTTTAATGAATGGAACGCTGAAGAgattggaattttttatataacgctgaacgctaaaaatgagattttagtgTTCCCTTCTAGTAGTACTTgccaaaaattcaagaaatcaaagttaatattttttctactttttaaatatgattgaaagGGCTGATGAAGAAAAAGACGAACGCATGAGATacctattttaacaaaaacaaaacaaaacaaccaCAACACAATGTATACTGACATTTCATCATACcctaaaaatacatcatattaaaatttagagTTTCTTATGTTTTTTGGGGCTATAGTATATCTGCCTCCCTGAGGATCCCTTGATGAAATATCAAGAGTCATATGCTTAGCTAATTAGGAATCTTCCAATATTTAGATtgtatttgttgtttttggttatcttttatatacagTGTGTGACAGCAAAACACGACCTGTTAGTGTAGGAtacgaaaaatgaaattataaggaATAACGTAGTGTTGAACAAGTAGGTgtattgcgatatttctttgcttaaACGTCTTTAtgcgtcctcaaagtgctatatttcattattaaaagacgaatttataattaaataccacgaaatttggattttttacgaaaaatatgttattcaaagaaataataattaagaagtAATTCTCTAAATAACTGGCATCTGCTGCCACCATGGTCAGGAACCCGGGTCTGAAGGCTGCGCACACCTTGACGACGTACACCTGGGAAATGGTCGCCCAATGCCTCTCAGCGGAAGTCTTTGGCACGTCGATGCAGGGATGATGGACGGCACATCATCTACTTTTGACATAGCCCTAGATACTATAGTAGAGAGTATTGATGTCGAGCGAGGAGGGAGGCCATAAATCGTGTTATGtgaaatcggaaaaaatatCTGCATGGCCCTGGCCACGTGCCCTGGGCGGAGTTCTGCTGGAACACAAAATTTCCCTCTGGGTAGTTGGACTTTCCACAGGGCATGACCACCCCTTTGAGAACGTCCTGGTACTCCTTTGCCCCGATTTTCGGGCCATTCGGGAACCAATACGGGGCATCCACTTCCTGACTAATGAAACGATTCACAGCATCATTGCAAAGGCTGAGAACTTCGTCTGGTTAACTGATGGAACCTCATCGACCAGGTAGGCGAGTTAGTAGTCGTTTTTGAAGTTTCTTGACTAGTGCACGGTCCagtttttcttgttttgttgCTGCGCTTGGCGCAAATCACATTGGCTATACTTTGCTTTTTGGCCTCGTCTCGACAATGGGTGTACAGATTTGAGTTAGTTGTATTTAAGCATTatggttttgaaaaaatcttgaaaccAAGTACTCAAATGAGGCCTCCCCGACACTATCAATGCGGAAGTCGTGATTTGCAATCGTAGTGTGTATATGGCACTACCTTTTGATTAGAACGCGGAACAGAACGGAAATAATGGCTGAAAGGAATGCCGAAATAGTAGAACACTTACAAACATGGTTGTTCAgccctttttaaatatataagtgaTAACTTTAATCGAGGTCATGAGGTTATGTTGCGTTTATatcaattactttttctaaataaagtgctcgcaaaaaaaaaaaaaaaaaaaacacagttaaattacaaattttaaaaggcGGGACAATGATAAAGAATGTTTTCCCCTATTTTAGCTGAAGACCGTCCTTTTGAAATTGTCTGCCGCTTCTGCATTACTAGGGGTACCTTTTAAAACACGAATAAGATgtgtaataagtaataactaataagctGTGATACTAATCATTAACATTTCGGGCatgttaacaaaaaagtaatcgACTATCATCATGAGGGGGAGGGATAGAAAAAAATAGGCGAGAGTAAGGATTCTAAAAATGgacatgtttaaaaatatatttttttaaactgtcataagtttcacaatttaaaaggcAATTAATTCAACGCCCGGGCAACATGGCATAGGTAGTTACCCAAGACAAATAATTCCagagtatttttgatgtagtgcaataattaataaccgtttattggtgttttcgaaactaaacaaaagtaggatacttgatacacaAGAAAGAACCATGATACAGGGAAGGAGGAAACAGGGGTATAGGATAGGATAGGATAGAATTATAAATGTTACAACAGgaggaaacatgtaaaaactgtaatttattatattccagcatttattttaatttttattacagtttgtcagcaaagtaaatacttataattacatatataagataaacaaataaaatatttacaaaaacagaGTATagctaataataaaatttatagaatattttttttactacttacTGTGActgataattaaagtatatcatgaaattacataaaaaacaaaacataattaaacataatatatatatatcaaagtatatagtacgagtatatataatcaaaatggGGTGTAACAAGTCTCCTGGATAGTGTttgaatcagaataaatgatgtgaactgGATATTGAAACGattaatata
The sequence above is drawn from the Lepeophtheirus salmonis chromosome 5, UVic_Lsal_1.4, whole genome shotgun sequence genome and encodes:
- the LOC121118286 gene encoding uncharacterized protein, which gives rise to MKYLYCLVLACIIPLIQSETVFTHRSSRYNAQSLHSAASSIDERMQGILGQIRSTIPSSISSIESDIAVLNIRKAFIGTMNLFGALFGIRGAIGDNLSPDFTLKQLSFGDQLNALSQAMYGFGYVGPFYLELEEARLDCGLSDFDNALREYAYVTDFSTTYGHSYTGSSDTDPHLLTYYVIKMKHALKRSIYCITSRKGSNQEAVITNSLIDLYAKLATERLSLTDGILSTSNNVENPTYQGASQSQYFFNK